TTTTCCTCAATATCCTTTAAAGTCTCATCAAATTCTTTTTCAATTCTTTCGCGTTCTGCCTCGGTATAAGGAGACACATGTTCATTGGCTGCATCCCAATCAAAATCATCGTGTGCTTCTTCTTTTACTTCTACAGTTGACTCAACAGCCTTTTTGTCTTGAGTTTCACTTTGTTTGGCTGAGGCATTGGAAGCTTCATTTTCTTCCTGCCCGACTTCCTGATTAGATAAATCTTTTTCAGTCAAGGTTTTAAAATTTTAGTTAAGAAATAATTTTTGAGCTGCAAAGGTAGCTCTTTTTTCAGGAAAAATAAAGTTCGGCTAATTTATCTGTAAATGCTTTAAGAAAAAGTATTTCAGCTATTTATGAACTGTAGAATAAAGGCATTGAATAGGCAATCAATAACAAAACCCAATTACTAATAAACATAAATTTTTCTGTTTATATTCAATGCTTTACCGGAAATTCTCAATATATAAATGCCTTGAGACACCCCTGAAATGTCAAATCGTTCTTTGTTAAGACCACTGTTCATTTCACGATTTTCATTTTTTATTACTCTACCTGAAACATCTATCAATTGCAGGGTATATCCAGATTGTTTTTTTGCATTAAATTCAATATTAACCACATTGTTATTATCAACTGGATTTGGGTATAATTTAAAGGAAACTTCATCTATAGCCGTATTAATTCCCGTATAATTAAAAGATTCACTTACAGAACATCCAAAGGCATCGGTTACTGTTACACTATAATTTCCCAAATCATCCAGATTAACTAAAGATTCAGTGGAGTTGTCTGACCACACATAAGAGAAAGGACCTACACCTCCTTCTACTTCTACTTCAAGTTTTTCAAAACCAATTCGTTTGAGATTTAAATTAATATTCCCGCTATAAGGAATGTTTACAGGAACTAAGAGACTTCCACTGATAGAAGAAGTAATTGTAACTAAATAATTTCCCGCTTCAAGGCCCGATAAACTATTACTTGAAGCTCCATTTGACCAATTATATGAGAAAGTACCATTACCCGTAACCGAAATATCAACAGCTCCATCATAACGATTACAGGTTTCTGGAGATATGTTAACATGCGGTTCAAAATCTATGGCAGAACTGGCTGTAAACATAGTATAATCTGAATACTCGCTACAAGTATTCCCCTCATGAATAGCTGTAACTTTCCAGCGATATGTGAAATTTGGCTGCAAACCACTACGCAATATTATAGAAGTGTCGGTTAGAACAGTATCAAACAAAAAGAAATTAGGGTTGCTTCCCTGTGTCAACATCAGACTATAAAAATCAGCACCTTCAACCGATTTCCATTTTAATTCTATATAATTCACCGGTGGTTTATAATTGCCCGTATCTAAAGGAAAAAGAGTCACTGGCACACCTATCGAATCGAAATTTTCTGGCACATACCCTAAATGTCCGTATCTATCATTATCATTTTGCAAATAGTAGCGCATAAAATCGATTTGCTCATTACTGAAGTAATTCTGGCAGGCATCATTGGCATAACTCATATATAACTCTCCATCAGGTTGATAAAGATCTCCATTGTAATCTGTCTTAACTTCTGAGTATGGACAATTCCAACGTTTTGAATAAAAATCAGCAGGGGTATCACAAAAACGATCCCCAGCACTACTACAATTAGAGCCATTAACTCTTTCATCAGTTGATCTTGCTGCTCTATTTACCGGGTTATCATTTCTATCTTCCCATCCAAAAAAAGTGTGAGGCAAAGCCATGTAATGCCCAATTTCATGAGCTATTGTACTATTATCAAGCGCACCACATGATTTATTAATTGCAATAATATCCATCCATCCAGAATAATAACCACATGCACCGTTAGGGTCTTGTACAAAATACATATTTAGGGCATTCGGATACTTTGTGGTATCTATAACATTAAAATAATTACCTGTATGTTCATATAAACTGGTGCTGTTAATGTAGTTCACATCTTTCAAATAAAAATACATATCCACCCCTGAAAACTGATCATTGATATTACACATAGATGATAGTAAATGATCGCTCCGATAATAACCGGCACCGTTGTCATTACCAACAATGTGAGCAACTACTGGGACATAAAGCGTACTTGCTGCAGATTTTTGATAAGAAGTTCCAGGATTGTTTGCTTTGTAATTTTCCAAAACGGTCAACATTTCATCAGGATATTCAGAAGCACATGGTGCCTGGGCTGAAACAAGAAATGAAGAGGAAATTAAAAGATATAGCAGGGCAATAAAAACTGTAAAAATTGATTTCATCGTAAAATTTTAGGCCAACAAAAATAAAGCTAAAGCAGTCAATATGCAAATTAACCCAACTTAGCACTCTTATAACGTAAGTTTTAGCTAAATTTGTTCAGGAATTTTAATAATAAATTAAAAAAGCAAAAAAAATGAAAGTAACAGTAATCGGAGCGGGCAATGTAGGAGCAACCTGCGCAAATGTAATCGCAAACTACGACCTGATCAATGAAGTTGTTTTATTAGACATTAAAGAAGGAGTGGCAGAAGGAAAAGCCCTGGATATGTGGGAAACATCCTCTATCAATTCATACAGCACAAGAATCAAAGGCGTAACCAATGATTATAATGCTACAAAAGATTCAGACATTGTAGTTATCACTTCTGGAATCCCCAGAAAACCAGGTATGAGCCGCGATGATTTGATCTCTACCAATGCAGGTATTGTAAAATCAGTTACAGAAAATAGTATGCAGCATTCTAAAAACCCAATTATCATTGTGGTTTCCAATCCCTTGGATGTAATGACCTATGCAGCATACAAAACTGCGGGACTTCCTTCAAACCGAGTATTTGGAATGGCAGGAATATTAGATGTTGCCCGCTACAAAGCATTTCTGGCCGATGAACTCAATTGTTCTCCAAAAGACATCAGTGCTATTTTGATGGGCGGACATGGCGACACTATGGTGCCTCTTCCGAGATATACTACAGTAAGCGGTATTCCGGTCACTGAATTGTTGGATGAAGCTACATTGAATCCCATTATTGACAGAACCAAAAAAGGTGGGGGCGAGATTGTAAACCTGATGGGTACTTCTGCATGGTATGCTCCTGGAGCTGCTGCTGCACAAATGGTGGAAGCCATTGTGAAAAATGAAAATCGCATTTTTCCAGTTTGTTCATGGTTAGAAGGCCAATATGGGCTGAATGACATCTACCTGGGTGTTCCCGTAAAATTGGGCAAAAATGGAATTGAAGAAATTATAGAGCTAAAGTTGAATGAAGATGAAAAAGCATTGCTATATTCTTCAGCAGATTCTGTGAAAGAAGTGATGGCTGTTTTTGACAATATGAAAGCTACGGCTTAAAACTTTATTCTGTAAAAATTCAAAGGCTGTTTCATAATTTGAGACAGCCTTTTTTTGTAACAAAAGTTACATTTCAATCACTACAAACAAACTAACTTGACTAAGAATTTGTAGATTTGATAGCAATGAAACGCCAACTGAGCAAAATATTAATTTTCCCGACAGTAATTTTACTGTTCACTCATGTATTTAATGAGCGGATTATTCAATTGGCTTTTGACCTGAATCAGGATTTTATCAAAAACGAGCTTTGTATTAAAAAAGATACCCCAGGCAATTCATGTCTTGGAGCGTGTTACTTCAGTGATCAAATGGAGAAAGAACAGGAACGCAAAGAGAGTCCTGAATACCTGCTCCAAAAAGAAGTTTTTTATTTAAGCAATACTTTAGAAAATAAATTTGCAGTAAACACCTCTATAAAAAAGAGATTTTTTCTTTTCAATGAAAATTATACTGCCCATTGGAATCCATCCCTTTTTCGGCCACCTTCTGCTTTTGCCTGATATTTCATTTTAAGCACAATCAATTTATTTAATTTTAATATCCAAAGATGAAATTTATAAACATCTTTTGGATTGCCTCAATCTGGATATGCTTTTATCCTATTGGTGCTAGTGCAGATCATTCAAGTGGCGGGAATTTCACAAGTGTACAGCCCGGCTTGCAGTTTAACAGCACTATGCATTCGTTGGAATTGGTTTATCAAAGAAGATGGCTGAATTTCCAGGAAAGTGAAAGCAAAAATATCAATTCATACAACTACCCGGGAATCATTCAGCAATTTCAAAATGGGCAATCCGGACATGGCCATCAACATGGCTATGACAATAGTTATTATCAGGAATACAGGAACGATATAGAACTGAGGGGAAATGTTTTTTGGCACGAAAAGTCGAGTATCAGTTTCAATATCCCCTATCGACAGATTCAATTGTTTGAAGATGGGCAAGATATTGATGCAATATCCGGCATAGGCGATCCTGTATTAATGGTGAATTATTTCCCTATTGATTTTACCGGGGTCAAACGAAAAAACGATTTTGGTCACCGCCTAAGTTTTGGTGGGGGAGTAAAAGTGCCTTTTGGTAAATTCAGCACAAGAAACTACAATAACGAGATCACTCCGGCCTATCAACCGGGTTCTGGTAGTTTTGACTTCCTGTTTTACAGCAGCTATTTGATCACTTATAAAAAATTGGGTTGGTTCAATTATTATTCATACAGGTTGAATACACAAAACCCCAATGGATTTAAGTTTTCAAATACGATGAATTTCCGGAGCAATATGTTTTTAAGCTTGCAAAAAAAATCATCGAATTTCATTCCATTTGTGAGTTTTGAAATGCAAAAAGCCGGTGCTGATCGTTTGTATAACCAAGAGTTTGATGAAGACTCCGGAGGCATACTTTTGCTCAGTGGTATTGGAATGGAATATTTTTTCAAAAACTACGGTTTGAGTGTTGAATATGCTTATCCCTTCGCGCAAAAAGTACAGGGAGAACAATTTAAATACCAGCATCAATTTCAAGCCGGAATTAAATTTTTAATCAACAAACAAAATTAAAAACCATGAAATCAATAATAAAAACACTAACAGTAATGCTTGCTATGAGCAGTCTGTTTTTTATCACATCCTGCGATAAAGATGATGATAGTGATGATATTGAGAAAGTAAATATCATGCTCCAATTTGAAAACCAGTTAGCAGGGCATGATGCTGTAAGCGACCATGCACATGTAGCCCATGATGATACTTTTTTACTGAACACTGTCCGATACTACATC
The sequence above is drawn from the Chitinophagales bacterium genome and encodes:
- a CDS encoding T9SS type A sorting domain-containing protein, which produces MKSIFTVFIALLYLLISSSFLVSAQAPCASEYPDEMLTVLENYKANNPGTSYQKSAASTLYVPVVAHIVGNDNGAGYYRSDHLLSSMCNINDQFSGVDMYFYLKDVNYINSTSLYEHTGNYFNVIDTTKYPNALNMYFVQDPNGACGYYSGWMDIIAINKSCGALDNSTIAHEIGHYMALPHTFFGWEDRNDNPVNRAARSTDERVNGSNCSSAGDRFCDTPADFYSKRWNCPYSEVKTDYNGDLYQPDGELYMSYANDACQNYFSNEQIDFMRYYLQNDNDRYGHLGYVPENFDSIGVPVTLFPLDTGNYKPPVNYIELKWKSVEGADFYSLMLTQGSNPNFFLFDTVLTDTSIILRSGLQPNFTYRWKVTAIHEGNTCSEYSDYTMFTASSAIDFEPHVNISPETCNRYDGAVDISVTGNGTFSYNWSNGASSNSLSGLEAGNYLVTITSSISGSLLVPVNIPYSGNINLNLKRIGFEKLEVEVEGGVGPFSYVWSDNSTESLVNLDDLGNYSVTVTDAFGCSVSESFNYTGINTAIDEVSFKLYPNPVDNNNVVNIEFNAKKQSGYTLQLIDVSGRVIKNENREMNSGLNKERFDISGVSQGIYILRISGKALNINRKIYVY
- the mdh gene encoding malate dehydrogenase, which codes for MKVTVIGAGNVGATCANVIANYDLINEVVLLDIKEGVAEGKALDMWETSSINSYSTRIKGVTNDYNATKDSDIVVITSGIPRKPGMSRDDLISTNAGIVKSVTENSMQHSKNPIIIVVSNPLDVMTYAAYKTAGLPSNRVFGMAGILDVARYKAFLADELNCSPKDISAILMGGHGDTMVPLPRYTTVSGIPVTELLDEATLNPIIDRTKKGGGEIVNLMGTSAWYAPGAAAAQMVEAIVKNENRIFPVCSWLEGQYGLNDIYLGVPVKLGKNGIEEIIELKLNEDEKALLYSSADSVKEVMAVFDNMKATA